A stretch of Myxococcus hansupus DNA encodes these proteins:
- a CDS encoding EGF domain-containing protein, with protein MTDETLAEGEASSETVTAMQAGDRYANAVVQSGVIAVINPNAAVGPPDGNVATFLGLLGGSLVLDMGRGEEGTGPLRIYYRGLSLAVIAQVEFLRSDMSIISTAQANLLDLGLGTHSTLVPFSSATPYRYVRLGGGLASLFGLDAIEDTGGGVGSVCGDGRVSAGEQCDDGNRMSGDGCSSACQLEPGFNCQGTQPSVCNDVNECTNGTAQCSVNAFCVNTPGSYTCVCRLGYWGNGWTCNDIDECANGTHTCQPNQQCVNTPGGFECVGGACTPPRQQCGSQCTDVTADRFNCGACGVVCPSSKRCSVGVCVPGVGEEPTL; from the coding sequence GTGACCGATGAGACGCTGGCGGAGGGGGAGGCGTCATCGGAAACGGTGACCGCGATGCAGGCGGGGGACCGTTACGCCAACGCCGTCGTCCAGAGCGGTGTCATCGCCGTCATCAACCCGAACGCCGCCGTGGGTCCGCCGGATGGCAACGTCGCGACGTTCCTCGGGCTTTTGGGCGGCTCGCTGGTGCTGGACATGGGGCGGGGCGAAGAGGGCACGGGGCCCCTGCGCATCTACTACCGGGGGCTCTCGCTCGCGGTGATTGCCCAGGTGGAGTTCCTGCGCTCGGACATGAGCATCATCAGCACGGCGCAGGCGAACCTGCTGGACCTGGGCCTGGGGACGCACTCCACGCTGGTGCCCTTCAGCAGCGCCACGCCGTACCGCTATGTGAGGTTGGGCGGCGGTCTCGCCTCGCTGTTCGGTCTGGACGCCATCGAGGACACGGGCGGCGGTGTCGGCTCCGTCTGTGGTGATGGCCGGGTGTCCGCCGGGGAGCAGTGTGATGATGGCAACCGGATGTCCGGTGATGGCTGTAGCAGCGCCTGCCAACTGGAGCCGGGTTTCAACTGTCAGGGCACGCAGCCCTCCGTTTGCAACGACGTCAATGAATGCACCAATGGCACCGCGCAGTGCTCGGTGAATGCCTTCTGTGTGAACACGCCGGGCAGCTACACCTGCGTGTGCCGGCTTGGCTACTGGGGCAATGGCTGGACGTGCAATGACATCGACGAGTGCGCGAACGGAACGCACACGTGCCAGCCGAATCAGCAGTGCGTGAATACGCCGGGTGGTTTCGAATGCGTGGGTGGCGCGTGTACGCCTCCCCGGCAGCAGTGTGGTTCGCAGTGCACGGACGTGACGGCTGACAGGTTCAACTGCGGTGCCTGTGGCGTGGTCTGCCCCTCGAGCAAGCGGTGCTCGGTGGGGGTCTGCGTGCCCGGGGTTGGCGAGGAGCCAACGCTGTAG
- a CDS encoding aldo/keto reductase: MERRPLGKTGLQVSALGFGAGHVGGSELSESEAAALLHGVLDAGINLIDTAPGYGASEERIGRHLRGRRSEYVLSTKCGYGVPGVEDWTPECITRGVDQALSRLHTDVLDVVHFHSCPLEVLQRPGLVEALVRAVEAGKVRAAAYSGDNASLEYAIGTGAFAAVQTSVNLFDQRAIDRGVAWAQGRGMGVIAKRPLGNAPWRFAERPEAHDLGEYWNRMRALSLDTRGMDWSDVALRFAAHVPGVSTCIVGTRRLENLRRNLRAWEEGPLPSDFVEAIRDAFRRNDTGWDGMI, encoded by the coding sequence ATGGAGCGTCGTCCCTTGGGAAAGACGGGCCTGCAGGTGTCCGCGCTGGGCTTTGGTGCCGGGCACGTGGGGGGTTCGGAGCTCTCGGAGTCGGAGGCCGCCGCGTTGTTGCACGGTGTCCTGGACGCGGGCATCAACCTCATCGACACCGCGCCCGGCTACGGGGCGTCGGAAGAGCGCATCGGCCGGCACCTGCGGGGACGCCGCTCCGAATACGTCCTCTCCACCAAATGCGGCTACGGCGTACCGGGCGTGGAGGACTGGACGCCCGAATGCATCACCCGCGGCGTCGACCAGGCCCTCAGCCGCCTTCACACCGACGTGCTCGACGTGGTGCATTTCCACTCGTGCCCGCTCGAGGTGCTTCAGCGGCCCGGCCTGGTGGAGGCACTGGTCCGCGCGGTGGAGGCGGGAAAGGTCCGCGCCGCCGCCTACTCCGGCGACAACGCCTCGCTGGAGTACGCCATCGGCACCGGGGCGTTCGCCGCGGTCCAGACCTCCGTCAACCTCTTCGACCAGCGCGCCATCGACCGGGGTGTCGCGTGGGCCCAGGGACGGGGCATGGGCGTCATCGCGAAGCGGCCTCTGGGAAACGCGCCCTGGCGCTTCGCGGAACGCCCCGAGGCACATGACCTCGGTGAGTACTGGAACCGGATGCGGGCCCTGTCGCTCGACACGAGGGGGATGGACTGGAGCGACGTGGCCCTGCGCTTCGCCGCGCATGTCCCTGGCGTCTCCACCTGCATCGTGGGCACCCGGCGACTGGAGAACCTGCGGCGCAACCTCCGGGCATGGGAGGAAGGACCGCTGCCTTCGGACTTCGTGGAAGCCATTCGCGACGCATTTCGTCGGAACGACACCGGCTGGGACGGGATGATTTGA
- a CDS encoding trypsin-like serine peptidase: MRIPRSPFRRNVFGALLFSVSVAACAPAPEMESADEKSPDVGTTGQDVIYGEDHRTDVYAYTAIPAMRERAERSTVALMDAVDIDASDPSNVIFNAPTLQSYFNLCSDQRFLQDPTPAWCSGTLIDDDLVLTAGHCLRTAAACAGTRFVFNFYRTSETGLQTVTTDDIYSCQAIVARQEGVVNGRNLDWAIVRLDRPAAPRFEPAPIRPGNEALPLNTGVTVIGSGSGVPFKIDDGGWVRDARASTLDFFVANTDTFGGNSGSGVYENDTFTVAGILVRGATDYVARGSCNVVNQCTDTGCRGEDITYVRPAVEGYCAIAGSMRLCGRSEPPPPPPPPPAPPSNPFTYNATATNSAQTNTTNYTIALEQGQTLTIATCGLPGANFTGDTYLRLRNAYGSEVAANDDACGGRGSSIMFTAAVTGDYIIAAGCFSSGTCSGSVAWTITGGNDPDPEPEPDPETGTFTYRARTTNSAMRNYVAHEFALTAGQVLTVATCGVPGASVVGDTYLRLYVGADEVAENDDACGIGGGSRVTYTATAATTVQLRGGCYGSGRCVGNVVWTIQ, from the coding sequence ATGCGTATCCCCCGTAGTCCCTTCCGCCGAAACGTGTTCGGCGCACTGTTGTTTTCCGTGTCGGTCGCGGCCTGTGCCCCGGCTCCCGAAATGGAGTCCGCGGACGAGAAGTCTCCGGATGTGGGGACGACCGGACAGGACGTCATCTACGGCGAAGACCACCGCACGGATGTCTACGCGTACACGGCGATCCCGGCGATGCGCGAGCGGGCGGAGCGGTCGACGGTGGCGCTGATGGATGCGGTGGACATCGACGCGTCCGACCCGAGCAACGTCATCTTCAACGCGCCCACGCTGCAGTCCTACTTCAATCTCTGCTCGGACCAGCGCTTCCTCCAGGACCCCACGCCGGCCTGGTGCTCGGGTACGCTCATTGATGACGACCTGGTGCTCACCGCCGGCCACTGCCTCAGGACCGCGGCGGCCTGCGCGGGCACGCGCTTCGTCTTCAACTTCTACCGCACGTCGGAGACCGGGCTGCAGACGGTGACGACGGACGACATCTACTCCTGCCAGGCCATCGTCGCGCGCCAGGAAGGTGTCGTGAACGGCCGCAACCTGGACTGGGCCATCGTCCGGCTGGACCGTCCCGCCGCGCCGCGCTTCGAGCCCGCGCCCATCCGTCCGGGCAACGAGGCCCTTCCGCTGAACACCGGCGTGACCGTCATCGGCTCCGGCAGCGGCGTCCCGTTCAAGATCGACGACGGTGGCTGGGTGCGTGACGCCCGCGCCAGCACGCTGGACTTCTTCGTCGCCAACACGGACACCTTCGGCGGCAACTCGGGCTCGGGTGTCTACGAGAACGACACCTTCACGGTCGCCGGTATCCTGGTGCGTGGCGCGACGGACTACGTCGCGCGCGGTAGCTGCAACGTCGTGAACCAGTGCACGGACACGGGTTGCCGCGGTGAGGACATCACCTACGTGCGCCCCGCCGTGGAAGGCTACTGCGCCATCGCCGGCAGCATGCGCCTGTGCGGTCGGTCCGAGCCGCCCCCGCCGCCGCCGCCGCCCCCGGCCCCGCCGAGCAACCCGTTCACCTACAACGCCACCGCCACCAACAGCGCCCAGACGAACACCACCAACTACACCATCGCGCTGGAGCAGGGTCAGACGCTGACCATCGCCACCTGCGGTCTGCCGGGCGCGAACTTCACGGGTGACACGTACCTGCGCCTGCGCAACGCCTACGGCTCGGAAGTGGCCGCCAACGACGACGCCTGCGGTGGCCGTGGCTCCAGCATCATGTTCACCGCCGCCGTCACCGGCGACTACATCATCGCGGCGGGCTGCTTCTCCTCTGGCACCTGCTCGGGCTCCGTCGCCTGGACCATCACCGGTGGCAATGACCCGGACCCCGAGCCCGAGCCGGATCCGGAGACGGGCACGTTCACCTACCGCGCGCGCACCACCAACAGCGCGATGCGCAACTACGTCGCCCACGAGTTCGCCCTCACCGCGGGCCAGGTCCTCACCGTCGCCACGTGCGGCGTGCCGGGCGCGAGCGTCGTGGGTGACACCTACCTGCGGCTCTACGTCGGCGCCGATGAAGTCGCGGAGAACGACGACGCGTGCGGCATCGGCGGAGGTTCCCGCGTGACGTACACCGCCACCGCGGCCACCACCGTGCAACTGCGCGGAGGCTGCTACGGCAGCGGCCGGTGCGTCGGCAACGTGGTGTGGACCATCCAGTAG